The nucleotide window CGGCGATCCGGAGAAGACGAAGGAGCGCTTCACAGAGGACGGCGATTGGTATTTCACCGGCGACGTCGGGCGTTGCGACGGAACCAACTTCTTCTTCGCTTCGCGCGATGACGACGTGATCCTGGCGGCCGGCTACCGCATCTCCCCATTCGACATCGAGAGCATTCTCGTCACGGATGACGCCATCGTCGAGGCGGCTGTCGTCGGGCGTCCGGATGAGATCCGCGGCGAGGTCATCGAGGCCTTTGTCGTCGTCGATCGTGAGGAGTCGGCTGAGGAACTCGTGAACCGCCTGCAGCAGGCAGTCCGTGAGACGTACGGAGCGCATGCCTACCCGCGCCGTGTCCACGTCGTCGACGAATTGCCCAAGACTCCCAGCGGTAAAGTTCAGCGCTTCGTCCTGCGTGACATGGAGCTGTGAACCGTGTCTTCGCCTGCCCGTAAGTGCGAGTGTGGGTTGGGCACTCGGCGTGACTGTCCGGAGCCCCAGAGCCACTGGCGTGTTTGAGTCCGGAGCCGCCTCGGTGAGTCGGGGCCACTGTCTCGTTGCTCACCTTCCCCGGGATTTCTTTGCCGGCGATACGGGGCGGGGGTACGGTCTGAAGTGAACGGTCGATCGGAACATTCCGGCTCCGACCGACCTCGAGTCGAAGGAGTGTCCAATAATGAAAGCAGTCCGCTATTACGGCAAAGAGGATCTGCGAGTCGAGGAGATCGACGAGCCCGAAACCCGCCCAGGAACTGTGAAGATCGCCCCTGCTTACAACGGAATCTGCGGCAGCGACCTGCATCTGTACCATGACGGTCCGATTCCGCCCGCCCCCACCACCGAGGATGCCCATCCGCTATCGGGAGAGACCCTTCCGGTGGTGCTCGGCCACGAGTTCTCCGGTGTCGTCGAAGAGCTGGGCGAAGGTGTCGAAGGTCTGTCGGTCGGTGACTCGGTAGTCGTCGAACCGCTGATGGTCGACGGAACCTGCCCTGCCTGCCAGCGCGGTGCGTACAACCTCTGCGAGCAGATGGGCTTCATCGGCATCTCCGGCCTCGGCGGCGGTCTGAGCGAGCACATCGTCGTCGAATCCCGTTGGGTCCACCCGGTAGGTGATATTCCGCTGGACCAGGCGGCGATGATCGAGCCTCTCGCTGTGGCGCTCCACGGAGTCAAGCAGACGACGGCCGCCGAGGGACAGGTCGGAGCAGTCGGCGGAGCAGGACCGATCGGCCTCCTCGTCGCCGCCGTACTCAAGGCCAAGGGACTGAAGACGATCATCAGCGAGGTCTCGCAGGTCCGTCGCGAGAAGGCGCAGAGCTCAGGCGTCGCCGATGTCGTCGTCGACCCGACGAGCGAAGACCTCAAGGCGATAGTGTCGGAGCAGACCTCGGGTGCGATGGCCGACGTTGCGTTCGACGCCGCCGGTGCCGCTCCCGTCGTCGGCCAGCTGCTCGACGTGCTCGGCGCCACCGGTCGCCTGCAGGTCATCGCCATCCATGGCAAACCGGTCGAGGTCGATCTAACCAGCCAACTGATGATGCAGGATCGGACCCTCGGTGCCAGCGTCGGCTATGCCGATGATCACGCCGAGGCGATCGAACTCGTCCGTTCGGGCAAGGTCGATCTGGCTCCGTTCATCACCTCGAAGATCCTCGCCGACGATATCGTCAGCGACGGATTCGAGCGCCTGACGAAGAGCCTCGACGAGGTGAAGATCCTCGTCTCGATGAGTTGAGTCAGAAACTCTCGATTAGCCGAGACAGTCGCATCGGGACGCGCACCGGATCGGTGGGCGTCCCGTGGCTGCACCCGGGAGTCTCAGGGGCGGTGTCAGGCTCGAGCGGTACAGTCGGCGCATGGATGAGAACAGCGAGGTTCACACACAGTTCTTCGACGCCTATACCCGTGCGCTGCTCGATCGGGATGCCGCGACGATCGCCGATCATTACGCGGTTCCGGCGCTCATCGAATTCCCGGGGCAGCGGCTCCTCGTCACTGATGCCGCTCAGACAGAGACCTTCTTCGCGAGTGCTTTCGGGCAGTACTCGGGCGTCACCGAGGTCGACGTTGATGTCACGGTGGCGTCATCGTCCGAGCACAGCATCTGGGCCGACTTCACGTGGAAGTACCTGGGAGGAGCCCCCGACGAGCGGAACATGTATCAGCTGGTGCGCACCGATGCTGGTTGGAAGATCGCAGTGCTCACGCCGTTGGAGCTCGAATGACGGGGCAATCGGGTGAGAAGGGCTCGCAAGTGACGGGTGAGGCGGAGGACACTGGACTTCCTGAGCTTTTGCACACAGTCATCGATACGACCGAACCGAGGATGCTCGCGGAGTTCTACCGGCAGCTGCTCGGCTACGTCTATCGCCCGGGAGACGCACCGACCGACGGTCGCAGTTCAGGGACGAGTGCCGAGCCTGAGGTCCCTGACTGGCTGGTGCTCACTGATGCGAGTGGGAACCGGAAGCTCGCTTTTCAACTGGTTGATCGCCTTAAACCGACGACGTGGCCGGCAACGGACATCCCCATGCAGATGCACCTCGACCTCACGGTGCCGAACCGGACCACGCTGGAACGACAGAGGCAGCGAGCCGAAGGCCTGGGCGCCGAACTGCGCGTCGAGCGTACCCACGATGAGGACGAACCGCTGTATGTCTTCACCGATCCCTCCGGCCATCCGTTCTGCATATTCGTCGCATGAGCGAGAACAGCGACAATGATGACGAGCGGTGGCTGATCGTAAAGGGACGCCGGTGGCGACGAACCGACCCAACACTGGAACCCAGCGTCATCGAGGAACTGAAGGGTCACCTCGGCGCTGCGAGGAATGCCGTCAAGCAGGCGAAGAAGCGGGGTGCTGAGAATGATCTCGCGGAGGCGAGACAGAGGGTGAATGTCGCGAAGCACGGCCTCGGCGAACGCGGCGAGTATTGGTGGGAGATGTCAGTCGAAGACCGCCGGCAACGCGCGGAGACGGCCCTGAACGAACTGCGGTGAGCTCGAACAGGGCCGCCTCATCAGCCTCATCAGGCGTGAGCAGCCCGGGGGCACGCGCTGCTGCGGGGCGTCAGACTCCGGACACCGCGGCTGCCAAATTGCCGAGGGACGATTCGAGGTCCTCTTCGCTGACGGCCGGGAAGTCGACCTGCTTGAGCACCTCCTTGTCGGTGACAGCGCTCCAATCGTAGGTCACGGAGACCTCGGTCGAGTCATGGCTGTGGGACTTGAGCTCCCAGACCCACTCCCAACCCGGTGGCTCTTCACCGGCCGGTGCCGTCTTCCAGGCGAGAAGCTTGTTCTCCTCAAAGCCGATGACATGATTGTCGGTCTTGTAGTCGCCGCCCATCTTGTCCCAGTGCATGTTCATCGTGAACACTTGGCCGGTCTCGGTGATGCGATCGGTCTTGTCATCCGACTGGACCATTCCCGAGCCGTCGATCTCGGCATGACGTTCTGGATTGGAGAGGACTCGGAAGATGTCCTCTACGGGGGCATCGATCGTGCGGGAAGCGCTGATGCTCGTCTCACTCATGCTTGTCACCTTTCGTCAGATGGTGGCTGGAGTACGGGCCGGTCGACCCGTCCCTGTGGCCCACGGTATACCCTGGTTCCGAATGAGGGGAGGGGGTGCGCAACCAATGACAGCAAATGTGGCTGGTCTTCCGGATCCTCGTTGAGGAATGCAGAATAGCCGACAGAGGTACGTGCCCTACGACGAAGACTTCAACATCGTAGGCAGCTATCGGCCGGCAGTCTCGCAAGGCCGATCGCTGATCCTGCAAGGTCATGTGGATGTCGTTCCGACCGGACCCTTGGAGAATTGGACTGCTCCGCCCTCGAACCAACGTCGGAGTCATCTGGTTCACCGTTCGTGTCGAGGGGAAACCGAGTCATGTCCCGGAGATGAGCAAGGGCTTCAACGCCTTCGACGCGACAAATGACGTGATCGCCGACCTGCGCACACTCGACCCGGGACAGGCGTGGGAAGAGATTCAGGAGCACGTTCGGCACGCGAGCATCGCCCGGCGCGGTCAGGACAGTCGCCTGCCACGCCTGGAGCGAACCGGCTTCTTCACCGCAGGATAGCGACTCGACGAAGGCGGAGAAGCTGAGGCCGTCCTCGGCTCGGCCCACCGGGACGTGTTCGGCCTCCCCCTGCAGTCGTTCACCACGCCGGGCTACCTCGACGGCCGGGTGTACACGAACTACGGATCGAGGCCGACTCTGACCTACGGCCCCCGATCCCTCGACATCCATGCCTTCGACGAGCGCGTCCACATTGAGTCCGTCCGCAACATCACGGAGACCATCGCTCTCTTCACCGCCGAGTGGTGTGGGTTGGAGCCGTTGAAATAGGCGCATCGGCGTTCTGCAGGTACTGCCGGCCCAGCACCCGATCGAGGCGATGCGTCAGACGATCCGGTCAGCGAGGTCTTCGAAGTCCTCGGCAATGATGTCCCAGTCCCCCGTGGGTTCGAGATCGATGGTCTGATCGGGTCCATGCTCGGTGGGGCGACGAACGAAAGCCGTGCGCAGCCCGAGGGACTGTGCTGCGGCGAGATCACTGTTGTGCGCGGCGACCATGGCGACTTGATGCGGTTCGAGACCGAGGATTTCGGCGGTCCGCAGATACGCGTCGGGGTCCGGCTTATAGGCTCCCGCCACCTCGGCGCCGAGGATCGCATCCCAGGGAACACCAGCACGTTTGGCGACGTCGAGAGCCAACCGGATGTTCGCATTCGACAACGGGGCGATGATGAACTGCTCCTTCAAGCGGGTCAATCCTGCGATCGCATCCGGCCACGGATCGAGCCGGTGCCACGCAAGATTGGTCTCGTCGAGGACCGGCGCGGGAATCGAGTCCGGATCGACGTCGAGACCCCTGAGCACGGTCTCGAGATTCTCCCGGTGGAGCACATCCAGACGAACGAACTCCCGGTCACCATCGCGCACCCGCTCCATCGACGGCTGATATTCGGCGCGCCAGGCATCGGCGAACTCAAGTGGAACGAAATCGGGAACATGATCGTGCAAGTGCACGGCCACCTCGGCGGACACACTGCTGCGCCAGTCGACGACGGTGCCGAACATGTCGAAGACGAGGGCCTCGACCGAATCGAATCCTGCTGTCATGGTTACACGGTAGTCCGCGTGGATCGGACCGTCCACGTCGGTTCTCCCGCTCGCCATGTCAGTCCGTCCGCTTAGACTGAGCGGTGTTGGGAGTCGACGAGGACCTCATCGACACTGGACCACACGGCATCGGCGGAAGGACCTGACCGTGGGATGGAGCACGAGCGAATTGGCGCGTCTGACCGGAACCACGGTCAATACGATTCCTTCATCTTTGTCTTCCCGAATCTCGATATCCCGGACGCCGACCGTGAGCGGTTCATCGCCTTCATCAAGGACGTTGCCGCGGCGGAAGAGGGCTGAGGCAGGGGGCTGAGGCGGAGAGACGAATACAACGGCTGGGGAAGATAACTGAGGATTCGCTGGGTCAGACGATGAGGGCTTGACCCTGTTCTGAGAACACAGTCTGTACTGAACGTATCAACCATCAGATCCGGTTCTTCCGGGCCGGGATCTGCCGATCACGTTCAGGAGGACACCGTGAACCCCATCATCGATTTCTTCCAAGGTCTCGCCGCTCAGGTTCCTGACCTGTTTCAGCCATTCATCATCGCGGCTGCCGGGGCGATCCCCTTCATCGAAGGTGAGATCTCCTCGATCATCGGAGTCTGGGCCGGGATGAATCCCGTACTAGCCGGCATCGCCGGGGCCGTCGGCAACTTCATCTGCGTCACCGTCGTCGTGCTCCTCGGAGCTCGGGCCCGCCGCGCCGTCGTGAATCGTCAGAGCGAAAAACGAGAGCTCGCGGCCGTCGGGGCAGGCGGGTTCGCCGACGCCGCGACGGCTGAGCCTGCGCAGTCGACCGCTGCAACCGATCGGTCAGGGATCGATGCTCCCGTCGGCCCATCGTCGATTGATTCTCCCGCCGCTGCCACCGCAGGTGACACGGTGACGGAGGGCCACCTCGGTGAAGGCGGGAAGCCCGAGTCCAAGGGGCGGGTCAAGTTCAAGAGGTTCCTCACCCGCTTCGGCGTTCCCGGTGCGAGCCTGCTCGGGCCGCTGGCGATTCCCACCCAGATCACCTCGACGATCCTCGTCAGTGCCGGTGTGAAGACCTCGTGGATCCTGCTGTGGCAGGGCATCGCGATCATCGCCTGGACGACCCTGACCACGCTCATCGCCACCGGTTCGCTCGCCCTGCTTGGAGGCTGAGGCTGAGCGCCGGCGGAGAGATCGTCCGTGATCGGGTGCATCCGCTTCCGTTTGTCGGCGCGATCGTGGATCTGGGATCGTACAATGGGATGAATGTCTGATACCGGGAGAACCCACACCTCGTCGCTGGCCGTGCTCGGTGCGCTGCTATTCGTCACCGCCCGCAGCCTCGATTCCACCGGCGCGCCGGGGATCCCCGCGAGCGCCGACCCGGCGAAGCTCAGTCCCAGCGACCGGGAGACCCTCGCGGAGGTGGAGTCCGCACTGACCGTCCAACTCGAGAACTCAGGGACGTCCGTGACTTCCACCCTCGCCGAGGTGGCTGCAGCAGTTGCGTACGTCCGCGGCCGGGCGGAGGTCCCAAGTCTGACCGCGAGCGGGTACGACAAGCTGCGCAAAACGGTGCTCGACGGCCTCGGAGCGACCTCAGCGCAGGGGGCGACCATCTGGCCGCCGACCAGTCAGACCGCGGTGCAGAGGTTCGGGTCCTGGAACGAAGCGCTCAAGGCGGCGGGGCTGGCGACGAACAAAATCGGCCGAGCCAAGGGGCAGCTGCGCTTCGACTCAGCAGCGTACGACAAGGCGATTGCCGAATTCCTCGCCGACTGCGAATCACGCGGGACCGCCGCGACCTACAAGGCTTACACCGAATACGCCGCCGAGCATAAGGGCGAGGTGCCCTCGGCCGCGGCCGTCCGGAAGTTCTACGGAAGCTGGAATTCAGCGCTCGCCGCGGTGGAGTGAGGTGCGGATCAGCGACCGTGCATCTTCCCTCCGACCGCTCACGCAATGCGATGCGCGGTCGACGGTAACTTGAGCGCTCGGTGGCTCAACACTCCTGGCATCACCGGCCAGCGGCGAAGGCCTCCAGCCGGTTGCACGCCGTGTTGATGGTCTCGTCCGACACCGCGAAAGTCAGACGCAGGTAGCCTTCGCCGGCCGGGCCGAAGGCCGAACCGGGGATGGTCGCGAGATTGTGCTTCTCGAGCAGCTGGGTCGCCAGTTCCCAAGAGTCCAATCCCCACTCGGACACATTCACCCAGGCATAGAACGTCGCCGCCGGGCGCAGCAGACTCAAGCCCTCGATGGCGTTGATGCGCTCGACCATGAGCTCACGCCGCCTGGCATACGAAGCGACCATCTCATCGACCGCGGTCTGCGGTCCCTCGATTGCGGCGACCGCTGCCTCCTGGACGAACCCGGGCAGACTCGAGGTCAGGCCCTCCTGCAGCAGTGCCATCGGCGCGATGAAATCTTGCGAACCGATGACGAAACCGCACCGCCAACCGGTCATCGCATAGGTCTTCGAGAAGCTGCCGATGGCCAGGAACCGATCGAACTCCGCCCCCACCTCGGCGGTGGATGGTTTCACCTCGGCGATGGATGTGAAGACGGCATCGTCGAAGACCATCTCGTCATAGACCTCATCGGAGATGACGGTGAACCCGTGCTCATCGGCCAGCGCAGCGATCTGCTCGAGGTCGGCCCGATCCATGACCGAACCCAAAGGGTTCGACGGACTGTTGATGATCACGGCCGCGGTCTTGTCCGTGATAGCGGCGCGGACATCCTCGGCGCGGAGCTTGAAATCGTTGTCCTCGGTGACGGGCACAGACACGGCGACCCCGCCAAGGCGGTGCACCTGACCCATGTAGTTGGGGAAGCTCGGGTCGGGAATGATGACCTCATCCCCTGGGGTGACAGTGACGTCGAGGGCGAAGGTGAGCGCTTCCATCGCGCCGAAGGAGACCATGACGTTCTCGGGGGCGATGCTGCGATTCCACCGATTCGAGTACTTCCGGGCGATCGCCTGCCGCAGTTCGGGGATGCCTGCATTGGCGACGTAGCGGGTGTTGTCGTTCTCGATCGCGCGGATGCCGGCCGCCTTGATGTGCGTCGGAGTGGTGAAGTCCGGCTCGCCGACGGTGAGCTTCACGGCATCGGGGAAGTCAAGGGCGAGGTTGAACATCTTGCGGATGCTCGAGGCGGGGTAGGAAGCGGCCATGGGGGAGATGCGAGGGTGCGTGTCCGTCATGCTGTCAGTGTCCTCCTGTCGTTCGGGTGCGGGATGAGCCGGTCACGAGGCGAGACCGGGGCGGCCGTGCGTTCACCATGCGCTGCTCCACCTTGGTTCGATATCCAGCTTGGTGAAACTGCGCCGGCTTGGTCCCTGCACCGAGCTGATGCAGTTTCACCGATCTGGTGGAGCTGGTAGGACTGGTGGAGCCCCGCCCCGCTTACTCGTGCAACCCCGCCAGCCGGGACCCGAACCGGGCGAGCAGGCTCGTCTTCTTCGCCCCGGTCGCTGACTCCCACGCATCGGCGAGGCCGAAGATCTTGTACATCGACCGGATGCCCAACCAGCGAATCGGTTCGGGCTCCCACTGTCCGGAGAAGTGGTCGTTCCACGGCAGCCCGGTCAAGGGCGTCGATGCCCCGGCGGCCCGATCGAGCAGGGTCTTCGCCGCCAGATGAGTCGCCGTCACCCCGTGCCCGGCATAGCCGCGGGCCACCCCGATGCGCTGTGTCGGGTCGAAGAAGATGCCGGCGCACCAGTCTCTGGTCACCCCGAGCGCACCGCGCCAGGCATGCGCAACCTCGAACTCGAGGTCCGGGAAGAGCGAGGACAGGCGCCCGGCCAACAGGTCGACCACCTCGGCGGGGACCTCACCGTCACCGGGCAGGCCCGACCGGAAAGCATAAGGCGCCCCACGGCCGCCGAGCGCGATCCGGCCATCAGCCGTGCGCTGGGCATAGATGAACGTGTGCGCCGTGTCGCCGAGGCATTCGCGCCCCTCCCAGCCGATCGACGCCCACGCGTCGCCCGGCAGCGGCTCGGTTGCGATCATCGACGAGAACACCGGGATGACCTGCCGTCCCTGCAGGCCCGGCAGGTCGCCGCCGACCGTGTCCGAATACCCCTCGAGACACACGAAGATCGTGTCCGCGTGCACCGGCCCGCGGTCCGTGGCGACCGAATTCTTTCGGATATGCCTCGCCGAGGTGGCCTCACAGATGGTCACGCCCTGTTCCCTGAGCACGTGGCCGAGTCCCCGGGTGAGCAGTGCAGGATCGATGGCGGCGGTACCGGGGAAGTAGAGGCTGCCGAGCGCCCCGTCGACGTTGATGCGGGCACGAGTCGCCTCGGCGTCGAGGAACTGCATATCCTCGGGCCCGTATCCGAACTGCTCATTGCCGGCCTCAAGATCGCGCAGCCGGGACAAGCCGGCCTCCGATTGAGCGATGTCGATATGACCGCCGCGGACTTGGTGGGCATCGATGCCCTCGGTCTCGCAGACGTCGAGGACCTCGTCGATGGAGTCGAAGAGTGCCGACTGGAATGCGCTGACGCTGGCCACGCCGTCGAGCCCCGCCGAGCCGACCGGCCCGGTGGGATCGTCCTTCCGGGCACGGTCGACCGCCTCGGCGAACTTGGTGCGATTGCCCGGCAGCAGGGTAGAGAGCCATCCGCCGTTGCGACCGGAT belongs to Brevibacterium spongiae and includes:
- a CDS encoding haloacid dehalogenase type II is translated as MTAGFDSVEALVFDMFGTVVDWRSSVSAEVAVHLHDHVPDFVPLEFADAWRAEYQPSMERVRDGDREFVRLDVLHRENLETVLRGLDVDPDSIPAPVLDETNLAWHRLDPWPDAIAGLTRLKEQFIIAPLSNANIRLALDVAKRAGVPWDAILGAEVAGAYKPDPDAYLRTAEILGLEPHQVAMVAAHNSDLAAAQSLGLRTAFVRRPTEHGPDQTIDLEPTGDWDIIAEDFEDLADRIV
- a CDS encoding small multidrug efflux protein codes for the protein MNPIIDFFQGLAAQVPDLFQPFIIAAAGAIPFIEGEISSIIGVWAGMNPVLAGIAGAVGNFICVTVVVLLGARARRAVVNRQSEKRELAAVGAGGFADAATAEPAQSTAATDRSGIDAPVGPSSIDSPAAATAGDTVTEGHLGEGGKPESKGRVKFKRFLTRFGVPGASLLGPLAIPTQITSTILVSAGVKTSWILLWQGIAIIAWTTLTTLIATGSLALLGG
- a CDS encoding homing endonuclease associated repeat-containing protein, yielding MSDTGRTHTSSLAVLGALLFVTARSLDSTGAPGIPASADPAKLSPSDRETLAEVESALTVQLENSGTSVTSTLAEVAAAVAYVRGRAEVPSLTASGYDKLRKTVLDGLGATSAQGATIWPPTSQTAVQRFGSWNEALKAAGLATNKIGRAKGQLRFDSAAYDKAIAEFLADCESRGTAATYKAYTEYAAEHKGEVPSAAAVRKFYGSWNSALAAVE
- a CDS encoding pyridoxal phosphate-dependent aminotransferase, coding for MTDTHPRISPMAASYPASSIRKMFNLALDFPDAVKLTVGEPDFTTPTHIKAAGIRAIENDNTRYVANAGIPELRQAIARKYSNRWNRSIAPENVMVSFGAMEALTFALDVTVTPGDEVIIPDPSFPNYMGQVHRLGGVAVSVPVTEDNDFKLRAEDVRAAITDKTAAVIINSPSNPLGSVMDRADLEQIAALADEHGFTVISDEVYDEMVFDDAVFTSIAEVKPSTAEVGAEFDRFLAIGSFSKTYAMTGWRCGFVIGSQDFIAPMALLQEGLTSSLPGFVQEAAVAAIEGPQTAVDEMVASYARRRELMVERINAIEGLSLLRPAATFYAWVNVSEWGLDSWELATQLLEKHNLATIPGSAFGPAGEGYLRLTFAVSDETINTACNRLEAFAAGR
- a CDS encoding VOC family protein, with product MTGQSGEKGSQVTGEAEDTGLPELLHTVIDTTEPRMLAEFYRQLLGYVYRPGDAPTDGRSSGTSAEPEVPDWLVLTDASGNRKLAFQLVDRLKPTTWPATDIPMQMHLDLTVPNRTTLERQRQRAEGLGAELRVERTHDEDEPLYVFTDPSGHPFCIFVA
- a CDS encoding 2,3-butanediol dehydrogenase; amino-acid sequence: MKAVRYYGKEDLRVEEIDEPETRPGTVKIAPAYNGICGSDLHLYHDGPIPPAPTTEDAHPLSGETLPVVLGHEFSGVVEELGEGVEGLSVGDSVVVEPLMVDGTCPACQRGAYNLCEQMGFIGISGLGGGLSEHIVVESRWVHPVGDIPLDQAAMIEPLAVALHGVKQTTAAEGQVGAVGGAGPIGLLVAAVLKAKGLKTIISEVSQVRREKAQSSGVADVVVDPTSEDLKAIVSEQTSGAMADVAFDAAGAAPVVGQLLDVLGATGRLQVIAIHGKPVEVDLTSQLMMQDRTLGASVGYADDHAEAIELVRSGKVDLAPFITSKILADDIVSDGFERLTKSLDEVKILVSMS
- a CDS encoding SRPBCC family protein yields the protein MSETSISASRTIDAPVEDIFRVLSNPERHAEIDGSGMVQSDDKTDRITETGQVFTMNMHWDKMGGDYKTDNHVIGFEENKLLAWKTAPAGEEPPGWEWVWELKSHSHDSTEVSVTYDWSAVTDKEVLKQVDFPAVSEEDLESSLGNLAAAVSGV
- a CDS encoding biopolymer transporter Tol → MSENSDNDDERWLIVKGRRWRRTDPTLEPSVIEELKGHLGAARNAVKQAKKRGAENDLAEARQRVNVAKHGLGERGEYWWEMSVEDRRQRAETALNELR
- a CDS encoding nuclear transport factor 2 family protein, with product MDENSEVHTQFFDAYTRALLDRDAATIADHYAVPALIEFPGQRLLVTDAAQTETFFASAFGQYSGVTEVDVDVTVASSSEHSIWADFTWKYLGGAPDERNMYQLVRTDAGWKIAVLTPLELE
- a CDS encoding NAD(P)/FAD-dependent oxidoreductase; the encoded protein is MSYFNGEASHWLAASPADDVDPAPLPREKQDLVIVGGGLTGLWSAYYARQAHPDWAITIIEARHIGYGASGRNGGWLSTLLPGNRTKFAEAVDRARKDDPTGPVGSAGLDGVASVSAFQSALFDSIDEVLDVCETEGIDAHQVRGGHIDIAQSEAGLSRLRDLEAGNEQFGYGPEDMQFLDAEATRARINVDGALGSLYFPGTAAIDPALLTRGLGHVLREQGVTICEATSARHIRKNSVATDRGPVHADTIFVCLEGYSDTVGGDLPGLQGRQVIPVFSSMIATEPLPGDAWASIGWEGRECLGDTAHTFIYAQRTADGRIALGGRGAPYAFRSGLPGDGEVPAEVVDLLAGRLSSLFPDLEFEVAHAWRGALGVTRDWCAGIFFDPTQRIGVARGYAGHGVTATHLAAKTLLDRAAGASTPLTGLPWNDHFSGQWEPEPIRWLGIRSMYKIFGLADAWESATGAKKTSLLARFGSRLAGLHE